Proteins from one Oryza sativa Japonica Group chromosome 12, ASM3414082v1 genomic window:
- the LOC9266778 gene encoding uncharacterized LOC9266778: protein MEISKEDKNVYSKEIATLLMVEEKVSEELTSETENPYAVSDFSKLSPTANPASPPECGRSEFEHNMTSLHNHVMAHLSLCSLNMKEVTTSTDREVPSAILNCPLKGVNKDANTELVIEWRLGMGNFPLVLSECGDSSCDSSVSEQSSVTSSPCTSFTAHSDTRSEDLDGVDIWVSSLDLDEEDSDLLQEKEQDLGFLSCDFPSPSFSAVRRSLQFGPSSSSPATSHGKQANDSEEPIFWPFEHASYYSPEFDKFLLVSPRRVTMDVGSAEFRRLNPIVQRLHKNKLSSARKNVGPHHGSVSLGAKGTKTSQDKVQNAAAVPSWLSRTTKTSAKTSSSKHQQLSNSEKRKPSHLKISPPRKDRFPQLQSGHTVQELEASDHRKLAVEKILIEQFIGLDEFDGHEGISSDSSDNQLSLFLSPR, encoded by the coding sequence ATGGAAATCTCCAAGGAGGACAAAAATGTTTACAGCAAGGAAATAGCAACACTGTTAAtggttgaagaaaaagtttctGAGGAGTTAACTAGTGAAACTGAGAATCCATATGCTGTTAGTGATTTCTCAAAGCTGTCTCCAACTGCTAACCCAGCTTCACCTCCTGAATGTGGCCGTTCTGAATTTGAGCATAACATGACTTCGCTTCATAACCATGTAATGGCGCACTTATCATTATGTAGCTTGAACATGAAGGAGGTCACTACTTCTACTGACAGGGAGGTTCCATCAGCCATTCTTAATTGTCCTTTGAAGGGTGTTAACAAGGATGCTAACACGGAGTTGGTAATAGAATGGAGGCTTGGAATGGGCAATTTCCCCTTGGTGCTATCAGAGTGCGGTGATTCTTCTTGTGATAGTTCTGTCAGTGAAcagtcatctgtgacgagcAGCCCATGTACATCATTCACGGCTCATTCAGATACCCGGTCTGAGGATCTTGATGGAGTAGATATTTGGGTCTCATCTTTAGACCTCGATGAAGAAGATTCAGACTTGCTTCAAGAGAAGGAACAAGATCTGGGATTTTTAAGTTGTGACTTCCCCAGCCCTTCTTTCAGTGCAGTGAGAAGAAGCCTCCAATTTGGTCCTTCCAGTTCGAGTCCAGCGACGTCACATGGGAAACAAGCCAATGACTCTGAAGAGCCTATATTTTGGCCATTTGAACACGCTTCATATTACAGTCCTGAATTTGATAAATTTCTGCTTGTATCGCCACGTAGAGTTACCATGGATGTTGGGTCTGCTGAATTTCGCCGGTTAAATCCAATTGTGCAGAGGCTACATAAGAACAAATTATCTTCAGCAAGGAAAAACGTCGGACCGCATCATGGAAGTGTCAGTTTGGGTGCAAAAGGAACCAAAACATCCCAAGATAAGGTTCAGAATGCCGCTGCAGTTCCCTCCTGGTTGAGCAGAACAACAAAAACATCAGCAAAAACATCCTCTTCTAAGCACCAGCAACTGAGCAACAGTGAGAAAAGAAAGCCGTCTCACTTGAAAATCTCTCCTCCAAGAAAGGATAGGTTTCCACAGTTGCAGTCAGGCCACACCGTTCAAGAGCTTGAAGCAAGTGATCACCGAAAGCTAGCTGTTGAGAAGATTCTGATCGAGCAGTTCATCGGCTTAGATGAGTTTGATGGCCATGAAGGTATCAGTTCAGATTCATCTGACAACCAACTTAGCCTCTTCCTATCTCCAAGATAG
- the LOC4351829 gene encoding calcium-dependent protein kinase 29 produces the protein MGNCCVSRPSGADKRRRCGSSTAPHTRGGRRVIGAANMRCLSTVSSVSDAARAVMSNEPATVLGNSGSSGNGGVMAAEEMLRRYEIGEELGRGEFGVTRRCRDAVTGERLACKSISKRKLRSSVDVEDVRREVAIMRSLPAHANVVRLREAFEDADAVHLVMEVCEGGELFDRIVARGHYTERAAAAVMRTIMDVVQHCHKNGVMHRDLKPENFLYANASENSPLKVIDFGLSVCFKPGARFNEIVGSPYYMAPEVLKRNYGQEIDIWSAGVILYILLCGVPPFWAETDEGIAQAIIRSHIDFQREPWPKVSDNAKDLVRRMLDPNPYTRLTAQQVLEHPWIQNASAAPNIPLGEAVRSRLKQFTVMNKFKKKALLVVAEYLPTEELDAIRELFNMLDTKKKGHLTLEELRKGLQVIGHNIHDTDVDMLMEAADIDGNGILDCKEFVTVSIHLKKIRSDEHLPKVFSFFDKNGSGYIEIEELKEALSPRGDQKSIDDIFLDVDIDKDGKISYEEFELMMSAGMDWRNASRQYSRAVYNTLSRKIFKEVSLKLDHSGPLVAAGK, from the exons atggGCAACTGCTGCGTGTCCCGGCCGTCCGGCGCCGAcaagcggcggcgctgcggcagCTCCACCGCCCCGCACAcccgcggcggcaggcgggtgATCGGCGCCGCCAACATGCGGTGCCTCTCCACGGTCTCCTCCGTGTCGGACGCGGCGCGCGCCGTGATGTCGAACGAGCCGGCGACCGTGCTGGGCaacagcggcagcagcggcaacggcggcgtgatggcggcggaggagatgcTGCGGCGGTACGAGATCGGGGAGGAGCTGGGTCGGGGGGAGTTCGGGGTGACGCGGCGGTGCCGGGACGCGGTGACGGGGGAGCGGCTGGCGTGCAAGTCGATCAGCAAGCGGAAGCTCCGGAGCAGCGTGGACGTGGAGGACGTGCGGCGGGAGGTGGCCATCATGCGGTCGCTGCCGGCGCACGCCAACGTGGTGAGGCTCCGGGAGGCGTTcgaggacgccgacgccgtccaCCTCGTCATGGAGGTCTGCGAGGGCGGCGAGCTCTTCGACCGCATCGTCGCCCGCGGCCACTACaccgagcgcgccgccgccgccgtcatgcgCACCATCATGGACGTCGTccag CACTGTCACAAGAACGGCGTCATGCATCGGGACCTCAAACCTGAGAACTTTCTGTATGCCAATGCATCTGAGAACTCCCCTCTCAAGGTCATCGACTTCGGCCTCTCAGTGTGCTTCAAACCTG GTGCAAGATTCAATGAGATTGTTGGATCTCCCTACTACATGGCACCAGAAGTCCTGAAGAGAAACTATGGACAAGAAATAGACATATGGAGTGCAGGAGTCATACTGTACATCTTGCTATGTGGTGTTCCTCCTTTCTGGGCCG AGACCGACGAAGGGATCGCACAGGCCATCATCCGGTCACATATCGACTTCCAAAGAGAGCCTTGGCCAAAGGTGTCAGATAATGCCAAGGATCTTGTAAGGAGGATGCTTGATCCAAACCCATATACTCGGTTGACGGCTCAACAGGTTCTAG AGCATCCTTGGATACAGAATGCAAGTGCAGCTCCCAACATTCCTCTGGGAGAAGCAGTCAGGTCCAGGCTGAAGCAATTCACTGTTATGAACAAGTTCAAGAAGAAGGCCTTACTT GTGGTGGCGGAGTACTTACCAACCGAAGAGCTGGATGCAATCAGGGAGCTGTTCAATATGTTGGACACCAAAAAGAAGGGGCACTTGACACTAGAAGAGCTCAGAAAGGGACTGCAAGTGATAGGGCACAACATCCATGACACAGATGTCGATATGCTCATGGAAGCT GCAGACATAGATGGAAATGGCATACTGGATTGCAAGGAGTTTGTGACAGTATCCATTCACCTGAAGAAAATCCGTAGCGATGAGCACCTTCCGAAGGTGTTCAGCTTCTTCGACAAGAACGGCAGCGGGTACATAGAGATCGAAGAGTTGAAAGAAGCCCTCTCCCCAAGAGGTGACCAGAAGTCGATCGACGACATATTTCTGGATGTTGACATAGACAAG GATGGGAAGATAAGCTACGAGGAGTTTGAGTTAATGATGTCAGCCGGAATGGACTGGAGGAATGCATCCCGGCAATACTCGAGAGCAGTTTACAACACTCTCAGCCGCAAGATATTCAAGGAAGTGTCCCTGAAGCTTGATCACAGTGGTCCACTTGTTGCAGCAGGAAAATAG
- the LOC4351830 gene encoding uncharacterized protein: MWSSDSEADLTAAAAAMTTTTTTSSSSSSSSSPSSSPPPPRRRHRHHRRAARRTHPVEAEAEEVWRGAQWEAAWPRRTKPVVVAEDEPPSGGVIVGACTAGGGEEGGGVGRARSLTDDDLEELKGCVDLGFGFSYDEIPELCGTLPALELCYSMSQRFLDDHPQSHHSPPPPPPPMPSPSIPNWKISSPGDSPDEVKARLKYWAQAVACTVRLCS; encoded by the exons ATGTGGAGCTCGGATTCCGAGGCagacctcaccgccgccgcggccgccatgaccaccaccaccacaacctcctcctcctcctcctcatcctcctctccttcctcctcccctcccccgcctcgccgtcgccatcgccaccaccgccgcgccgcccgcagGACCCAcccggtggaggcggaggccgaggaggtGTGGCGCGGGGCACAGTGGGAGGCGGCGTGGCCGCGGCGGACGAAGCCGGTGGTGGTCGCCGAGGACGAGCCGCCGAGCGGCGGCGTCATCGTCGGCGCGTGCACGGCGGGGGGCGgcgaagagggcggcggcgtggggcgcgCGCGGAGCCTGACCGACGACGACCTGGAGGAGCTCAAGGGGTGCGTGGATCTCGGGTTCGGGTTCAGCTACGACGAGATCCCCGAGCTCTGCGGCACGCTTCCGGCTCTCGAGCTCTGCTACTCCATGAGCCAGCGCTTCCTCGACGACCACCCCCAGTCgcaccactcgccgccgcctccgccgccgccgatgccctcGCCGTCGATTCCCAACTGGAAGATCTCCAGCCCCG GAGACAGCCCGGACGAGGTGAAGGCTCGGCTCAAGTACTGGGCGCAGGCCGTCGCGTGCACCGTCAGGCTCTGCAGCTGA